In the Alteromonas sp. M12 genome, one interval contains:
- a CDS encoding PRC-barrel domain containing protein, producing the protein MYAGLRDIKRFTIAATDGDIGVSQDFLFDDRSWTVRYMYADTHKWLPLGEKVLISPISLRDIDVAAEKIHVKLTMQEVKDSPSIDEHQTVSRAYEALLFKYFGYGYYWTGPGVWGDYAHPTALAKSPQADMQDFEKITDDSIDDNHLRSIDELQGYGIKAKDDTFGQIYDLILDTDNWVIQFIVIDTHDLWPGGRKVLIAPKHIDSINWMEHAVNCHLSVEVIKHCPEFDSELLNDNTYQDKIKQQLATT; encoded by the coding sequence ATGTATGCAGGCCTACGGGATATTAAACGATTCACCATAGCCGCGACTGATGGTGATATAGGTGTGAGTCAAGATTTTCTATTTGATGACCGCTCATGGACAGTCAGATATATGTACGCAGACACCCATAAATGGTTACCTTTGGGTGAGAAAGTACTGATCAGCCCGATTTCTCTCCGTGATATTGACGTTGCAGCAGAGAAGATTCATGTAAAACTTACCATGCAAGAGGTCAAAGACAGTCCGTCAATAGATGAACACCAGACGGTATCACGTGCATACGAAGCGCTATTATTTAAGTACTTCGGTTATGGTTATTACTGGACGGGTCCTGGCGTCTGGGGAGATTATGCTCATCCAACGGCCTTAGCAAAAAGTCCCCAAGCAGATATGCAAGATTTCGAAAAGATTACTGATGATTCGATAGACGACAATCATTTACGTTCTATCGATGAATTGCAAGGTTATGGGATTAAAGCAAAAGACGACACTTTTGGGCAGATATACGACCTAATATTAGATACCGACAATTGGGTTATTCAATTCATTGTGATAGACACGCATGATCTGTGGCCTGGTGGTAGAAAAGTGTTAATAGCGCCTAAACACATTGATTCCATAAATTGGATGGAACACGCTGTCAATTGCCACCTCAGTGTTGAGGTCATCAAGCATTGCCCTGAATTTGACTCAGAGTTGCTTAATGACAACACTTATCAAGACAAAATTAAGCAACAGTTAGCTACAACATAG
- a CDS encoding muconate/chloromuconate family cycloisomerase, with the protein MSKIASINTFIVDIPTIRPHKLSMTSMSVQSMVIVRIRDNNGLEGIGEGTTIGGLAYGPESPESIQTNIDKYFSPLIINQPASNINVLMQMLNQSIRGNYIAKSAVETALLDLKGKQLGVPVSDLLGGACHDKVDCLWVLASGNTEKDIEEAKAMIAQKRHCHFKMKIGARALEADIEHVIAVKKALGSNISIRVDVNQAWNEVTAVKGMAALQDAGIDLVEQPTPAKDFATLVRLSEKFNIPILADESIADKQDAYILAKQGFAGSVALKIAKAGGLKGALDVATLCTAAGIDVYGGTLLEGSIGTAAALHAWSTIPNMQFGTEMFGPLLLKDDFIKNPLQYRDFGVEIPTLPGLGLEIDEDKFTHYMRK; encoded by the coding sequence ATGAGCAAGATTGCAAGTATCAATACTTTTATTGTCGATATTCCGACAATTAGACCACACAAACTGTCGATGACCTCGATGTCAGTACAATCAATGGTGATTGTACGCATCCGTGATAATAACGGTTTAGAAGGTATAGGTGAAGGTACTACTATTGGTGGTTTAGCTTATGGACCTGAAAGCCCCGAAAGTATTCAAACGAATATCGACAAATATTTTTCGCCACTCATTATCAATCAGCCAGCAAGCAATATCAATGTGCTGATGCAAATGCTGAATCAATCTATCCGCGGAAATTACATTGCTAAATCAGCAGTAGAGACCGCTTTGTTGGATTTGAAAGGCAAGCAGTTAGGTGTTCCTGTTTCTGATTTATTAGGTGGTGCTTGTCACGATAAAGTGGACTGTCTTTGGGTATTGGCCTCTGGAAATACTGAAAAAGATATCGAAGAAGCCAAAGCAATGATTGCGCAAAAAAGGCATTGCCACTTTAAGATGAAAATTGGTGCTAGAGCACTCGAAGCAGATATTGAGCACGTCATAGCCGTGAAAAAAGCTCTTGGCAGTAACATCAGTATTCGCGTGGACGTGAATCAGGCGTGGAACGAAGTGACCGCGGTAAAAGGTATGGCAGCGCTACAAGATGCAGGCATTGATTTAGTTGAGCAACCGACACCGGCTAAAGATTTTGCCACTTTAGTGCGATTATCCGAAAAATTTAATATTCCGATTCTTGCCGATGAATCTATTGCAGACAAACAAGACGCCTACATTCTTGCCAAGCAGGGCTTTGCTGGCTCAGTGGCACTCAAAATTGCAAAAGCAGGCGGGCTTAAAGGCGCACTCGATGTTGCTACTTTGTGTACCGCTGCTGGAATCGATGTTTACGGTGGAACCCTGTTGGAAGGCTCAATAGGCACAGCCGCCGCCTTACACGCATGGTCGACCATCCCTAATATGCAATTTGGCACAGAAATGTTTGGCCCTTTGCTTTTAAAAGACGATTTTATCAAAAACCCACTTCAGTATCGTGATTTCGGTGTTGAAATTCCTACGCTTCCAGGATTGGGACTTGAGATTGATGAAGATAAATTTACTCACTACATGCGTAAGTAA
- a CDS encoding LysR family transcriptional regulator — protein sequence MMELRHLRYFCAVAEELNLTNAAKKLFIAQPPLTRQIKQLEEEIGVTLFNRHPRGLTLTPAGQYFWQHAKQILSKVSVTIEDTRRVAESGKIVFGIGFVPSVFYGQFPTMVRRLRQNNTAEIILYELKTRDQLDALKTGKIDIGLGRIYINDPEIEQTTLLQEPMLVALHKEHPLASKTITMAELAKLPMILYPAGQSPTFADICIDLFSRNGLNVRIAQQVNDIQTALALVASEMGFALVPEQVKRMTRDDVVLVQLEDKSITSPVICSRRKEPYSEIMQAATQILDELVENQKNGRYS from the coding sequence ATGATGGAACTAAGGCATCTACGCTATTTCTGTGCGGTAGCTGAGGAGTTAAACTTAACCAACGCGGCTAAAAAACTCTTCATCGCTCAGCCACCTTTAACCAGACAAATCAAACAGTTAGAGGAGGAGATCGGTGTCACTTTGTTTAACCGCCATCCACGTGGATTAACTTTGACGCCGGCCGGCCAATACTTTTGGCAACATGCTAAACAAATCCTATCTAAGGTATCGGTAACCATAGAAGATACACGTCGAGTGGCCGAAAGTGGCAAAATTGTTTTTGGTATTGGATTTGTACCATCGGTTTTTTATGGTCAATTTCCGACCATGGTTAGAAGGTTAAGGCAGAACAACACAGCTGAAATTATATTGTACGAATTAAAAACCCGTGACCAATTAGACGCACTCAAAACCGGCAAAATTGATATCGGTTTAGGACGCATCTATATAAACGATCCAGAAATTGAACAGACAACCTTGTTACAAGAGCCGATGTTAGTGGCACTGCATAAAGAACACCCGTTGGCATCAAAAACCATCACCATGGCTGAATTAGCAAAGTTACCTATGATCCTATATCCAGCTGGTCAAAGCCCGACATTTGCCGACATTTGTATTGATTTATTCTCTCGTAACGGATTGAACGTACGTATTGCACAACAGGTAAATGATATTCAAACGGCGTTGGCATTGGTGGCCTCAGAAATGGGCTTTGCGCTTGTGCCTGAACAAGTTAAACGCATGACGAGAGATGATGTAGTGCTGGTGCAACTAGAAGATAAATCCATAACTAGCCCTGTCATTTGCAGCCGACGAAAAGAGCCCTATAGCGAAATAATGCAAGCTGCGACACAAATACTGGATGAATTAGTTGAGAATCAAAAAAACGGTCGGTATTCGTAA
- a CDS encoding Crp/Fnr family transcriptional regulator — MTASSTIPITNHLIDCLSEQQRYWFQTHSTPVDLVFGQVLNVVDKPPKYVYFPISGFISLLTIILDEPPLEMGVIGNEGMLGATMALRNNNAPLQAIVQGTGSALRINAVMFRQYLKSCLPLQKLLFRYLYVLIQQLAQTGACNSFHEVQQRLARWLLMTQDRAHSDHLQLTHQFLASMLGVRRSAVTIAAGIMQQQGLISYSRGHIRVLSRNGLKQASCGCYSAAIKAYQQNFPLPDNG, encoded by the coding sequence TTGACTGCATCCTCAACCATCCCAATCACCAATCATTTGATAGATTGTCTGTCGGAACAACAGCGTTACTGGTTCCAAACCCATAGTACACCGGTCGACTTAGTATTTGGGCAGGTGCTAAATGTAGTTGATAAACCGCCAAAATATGTCTATTTCCCAATCAGTGGATTCATTTCACTATTGACCATTATTTTAGATGAACCACCTTTAGAAATGGGGGTAATAGGCAATGAGGGGATGTTAGGTGCAACCATGGCGTTGCGCAATAATAATGCACCTTTGCAAGCTATTGTGCAGGGAACGGGCAGTGCGTTAAGGATTAATGCTGTCATGTTTCGTCAATATCTTAAAAGCTGCCTTCCGTTGCAAAAATTATTGTTTAGATACCTCTACGTGTTAATCCAGCAACTGGCACAAACCGGTGCATGCAATAGTTTTCATGAGGTGCAACAACGTCTAGCCCGCTGGTTGTTGATGACCCAAGACCGTGCCCATAGCGATCATCTTCAGCTCACTCATCAGTTTTTGGCAAGCATGTTAGGTGTGCGTCGCAGTGCTGTTACTATCGCAGCAGGGATCATGCAGCAGCAAGGGCTTATCAGTTATAGCCGTGGGCATATCAGAGTATTGTCAAGAAACGGCCTCAAACAGGCATCTTGTGGATGCTACAGCGCGGCTATTAAAGCTTATCAACAAAATTTTCCGCTTCCAGACAACGGATAG
- the catA gene encoding catechol 1,2-dioxygenase, whose translation MSVKTMQTEAVQTLLKKAAGLDKEGGNPRFKTIMHRFLSDIYQMIEDLDITPEEFWQGANYLNELGTNKEAVLLAPGLGFDHYLDIREDAKDELAGIAGGTPRTIEGPLYVEGAPIIQQGEKMDDGKTPGQEMLLHGRVTDEEGNPIADAMVDIWHADTKGAYSYFDPSQSEFNLRRRIRTDKDGKYVVRSIVPSGYGCPPGGSTMKVLENLGRHGNRPAHIHYFVSKPNFKHLTSQINLAGDEYTYDDFAFATRDELVVDANPVNDAKLISEHGFAKEYLDVEFNIELVKTTEESIQQAHPRARVSLEQA comes from the coding sequence ATGAGCGTTAAAACAATGCAAACAGAAGCAGTACAAACCCTACTAAAAAAAGCGGCTGGACTAGATAAAGAAGGCGGAAACCCGCGTTTTAAAACCATAATGCATAGGTTTTTATCAGACATTTATCAAATGATAGAAGACTTGGACATTACTCCAGAAGAGTTTTGGCAAGGCGCTAATTACTTAAATGAGTTAGGTACAAACAAAGAAGCGGTATTGTTAGCGCCAGGTCTTGGATTCGACCACTATTTAGATATTCGCGAAGATGCAAAAGATGAGTTAGCAGGCATCGCTGGTGGTACTCCTCGCACAATTGAAGGGCCACTTTACGTAGAAGGTGCACCTATTATCCAACAAGGCGAAAAAATGGATGATGGTAAAACACCAGGCCAAGAAATGTTGCTACATGGTCGTGTTACCGATGAAGAAGGAAACCCAATCGCCGATGCAATGGTCGATATCTGGCATGCAGATACGAAGGGCGCTTATTCATATTTTGATCCAAGCCAAAGTGAATTTAACTTGCGTCGCAGAATTCGTACCGACAAAGATGGGAAATATGTTGTGCGCTCAATCGTGCCAAGTGGATACGGATGCCCTCCAGGCGGATCTACCATGAAAGTGCTTGAAAACTTAGGTCGCCACGGCAACAGACCTGCTCACATTCATTACTTTGTATCTAAACCTAACTTTAAACACCTTACCTCGCAAATTAATTTAGCCGGTGATGAATACACCTATGACGACTTCGCTTTCGCCACACGTGACGAACTGGTTGTTGATGCAAATCCGGTTAATGATGCCAAACTTATTAGTGAACATGGTTTTGCCAAAGAATACCTAGATGTTGAATTTAACATCGAACTTGTTAAAACCACTGAAGAATCAATCCAGCAAGCCCATCCTCGTGCCCGAGTATCCTTAGAACAAGCATAA
- the catC gene encoding muconolactone Delta-isomerase — protein sequence MLFQVNMTVIPPKDMPKEQFDEIKATEKKYAEQLQQQGIWKHLWRVVGQYANVSIFEVKDNAHLHEILMGLPLYPYMEMTVTPLCDHPSSIH from the coding sequence ATGTTATTTCAAGTAAATATGACCGTAATTCCACCAAAAGATATGCCTAAAGAGCAATTTGACGAAATAAAAGCAACAGAAAAGAAATATGCCGAGCAGCTTCAGCAGCAAGGTATTTGGAAGCACCTTTGGCGCGTTGTAGGGCAATATGCCAATGTGAGTATTTTTGAAGTAAAAGATAATGCGCATCTCCATGAGATTTTGATGGGGCTTCCTTTATATCCCTATATGGAAATGACCGTGACTCCTTTGTGTGATCACCCTTCTTCCATTCATTAA